Proteins found in one Acomys russatus chromosome 31, mAcoRus1.1, whole genome shotgun sequence genomic segment:
- the LOC127212670 gene encoding vomeronasal type-2 receptor 116-like — MEQCVKCPEDWYANAEQTYCLPKAVTFLAYEEPLGMALVCMALCFSALTALVLGVVVKHRDTPIVKANNCTLSYILLISLTFCFLCSLLSTGNPNTTTCILQQITFGTLFSVALSTVLAKMITVLLAFRITVPERRMRGLLVSRVPKYIIPICTLVQIILCGIWLKTSPPFVDIDVHSEHGYITITCSKGSVTAFYCLLGYRESLALRSFLVVFLARNLPDRFNEAEFLTFSMLVFCSVWVTFLPVYHSTKGKVMVAVEVFSILSSSVGLLGCIIIPKCYIILLRPDRNSIQKFRDRTYTEPVNIS, encoded by the coding sequence ATGGAgcagtgtgtgaagtgtccagaggATTGGTATGCCAACGCAGAGCAAACCTACTGCCTGCCAAAAGCTGTGACGTTTCTGGCTTATGAAGAACCCTTGGGGATGGCTCTTGTCTGCATGGCCCTGTGTTTCTCTGCACTCACAGCTCTTGTTCTTGGGGTCGTTGTGAAGCACAGAGATACCCCCATTGTGAAGGCTAACAACTGTACCCTCAGCTACATTCTGTTAATATCACTCacattttgctttctctgctccttGCTCTCCACTGGAAATCCCAACACTACAACATGCATCCTACAGCAGATTACGTTTGGAACTCTGTTCAGTGTGGCATTGTCCACAGTGTTGGCCAAAATGATTACTGTCCTTCTGGCCTTCAGGATCACTGTCCCAGAAAGAAGAATGCGGGGACTGCTAGTATCCAGGGTACCCAAATACATTATTCCCATTTGTACCCTTGTCCAAATTATTCTCTGTGGAATCTGGCTAAAGACATCACCTCCCTTTGTGGACATTGATGTACACTCTGAACATGGGTACATTACCATCACGTGCAGCAAAGGCTCAGTCACAGCATTCTATTGTCTTCTTGGATACCGAGAATCTCTGGCCCTAAGGAGCTTCCTAGTGGTTTTCTTGGCCAGGAATCTGCCTGACAGGTTCAATGAAGCCGAGTTCCTGACATTCAGCATGCTGGTGTTCTGCAGTGTCTGGGTCACCTTCCTTCCTGTCTACCACAGTACCAAGGGAAAAGTCATGGTAGCCGTTGAAGTGTTTTCTATTCTGTCCTCCAGTGTGGGACTGCTAGGGTGTATCATTATCCCCAAAtgctacattattttattaagacCAGACAGAAACTCAATTCAAAAGTTCAGAGACAGAACATACACCGAACCagttaatatttcttaa